In Bos mutus isolate GX-2022 chromosome 10, NWIPB_WYAK_1.1, whole genome shotgun sequence, a single window of DNA contains:
- the ARPP19 gene encoding cAMP-regulated phosphoprotein 19 isoform X2, producing MEDKVTSPEKAEEAKLKARYPHLGQKPGGSDFLRKRLQKGQKYFDSGDYNMAKAKMKNKQLPTATPDKTEVTGDHIPTPQDLPQRKPSLVASKLAG from the exons ATGGAAGATAAAGTGACTAGTCCAGAGAAAGCTgaagaagcaaaattaaaagcaAGGTATCCTCATCTGGGACAAAAGCCTGGAGGTTCCGATTTTTTAAGGAAACGATTGCAGAAAGGG caaaaatattttgattctgGGGATTACAACATGGCTAAAGCAAAAATGAAGAACAAGCAACTTCCTACTGCAACCCCGGATAAGACAGAGGTCACTGGTGACCACATTCCCACTCCACAGGACCTTCCTCAACGGAAACCATCTCTTGTTGCTAGCAAACTGGCTGGCTGA